In the Oceanipulchritudo coccoides genome, CTGACAATGCGGGACGACGCGATGCGGGCCGAAGCCATCGCCGAGAAAGCCGGAGAGATCATCGCCGTCGGACCGGCAGACACCGTCCTGCGTCACCGTGGTGCCGACACGCAAATGATCGATCTTGCCGGTGGGACATTGCTGCCCGGCTTTGTCGATGCGCATGGCCATGTCTTCATGATCGGCGTGCAGGCTCTCTCGGCCAACCTGCTCCCCGCGCCCGACGGCGAAGTCAACTCGATCCCTGACCTGCAACGCATCATGCGCACCTACGCCGA is a window encoding:
- a CDS encoding amidohydrolase family protein produces the protein MPDGTGMDAWEFFRDNHSQAGTAAGAPAVADKIWFGGPILTMRDDAMRAEAIAEKAGEIIAVGPADTVLRHRGADTQMIDLAGGTLLPGFVDAHGHVFMIGVQALSANLLPAPDGEVNSIPDLQRIMRTYAETFGDRVQRAGLILGFGYDDSQLVEQRHPTRDELDAIASDIPVFVLHQS